The Abditibacteriaceae bacterium genome includes the window TTCGATCACGAATCGCGCTGAGGAACCTAGAGATGGCCGCTCGCAGTGAAATGTCCGGAAATAGCTCTCCTGATCACTCTGATACCGCGAGCCTAGTTATTGTATGCAATTCGGTGCCGCCGTACCGTGTTCACTTGCACCGCCGGATCGCGCGGGAAGTGCCAGAGCTGAAGCTTCTAACGGTTGTCACGCACGAAAACCACACAGATCGTTGGCGTTACGACCCGCCCGCCGAAATCAACGCTATACTTTTTGGCCCCGGCGAAGAAAGTTCGCAACAAGGTTCCGTCCGATTTGCGCGTCACGAATGGCATAAAGGCGGACGCATCATTCAGTGGCTCGAAGCCCGCGACGTGCGGGCCGTCGTCGTGTGCGGCTACAACGATCTCGCTCGAATACGAATCATCTTCTGGTGCCGTCGCAAAGGCATTCCTTGCTTTATTTCCGGCGATGCAAATATTCTGATCGACAACCCGCGTGGGATGAAGCGGGTCGTTAAACACCTCGTCCTGCAACCCGTCCTTCGCGCGGCGACAGGCATATTTCCGTGCGGTCGCAATGGTGAAGCGTTTTTCCTGCGATACGGCGCGCGCCCCAACCGCATACACCTGTTCCCCTACGAGCCAGATATCGAGGAAATTCAGCTTCTCGACGCATCCTACATCGGCTCCGTTCGAGAGCAGTTCGGACTCGCCTCGCATCGCCGGCGAATCGTTTTCAGCGGCCGGCTTATCGAGCTGAAGCGGGTGGACCTGCTCATCGATGCCTTTGTCAAAACCGTCGCGTCCGCGCGTCCGGAATGGGATCTCCTTATTATTGGAGACGGACCGCTGCGCAACGCGCTGGAATCGCTGGTTCCGGGATGGCTCCGAGGCCGCGTGCATTGGACTGGATTTCTTGGCAACCAACGGCAGGTCGGTGCGCTTTATCGAGCGAGTGACGTCTTCGCATTCCCGAGCAATCGAGAGCAATGGGCATTGGTGATCCCCGAAGCTGCCGCGGCGGGCTTGGCACTTGTGGTCGCTTCGACGGTCGGTTCTGCCGTCGAGTTCGTCCACGACGGCATCAATGGGCAACTCTTTCCACCTGACGATTTACCCGCGCTGACGCGCAGCCTTCTGAATGTCACACAGGAAGGAAAAATCGAGGCGATGAAAGCCGCGTCCCACCGGCAACTGGCGGATTGGCGTGTGCGCAATGACCCT containing:
- a CDS encoding glycosyltransferase, whose protein sequence is MAARSEMSGNSSPDHSDTASLVIVCNSVPPYRVHLHRRIAREVPELKLLTVVTHENHTDRWRYDPPAEINAILFGPGEESSQQGSVRFARHEWHKGGRIIQWLEARDVRAVVVCGYNDLARIRIIFWCRRKGIPCFISGDANILIDNPRGMKRVVKHLVLQPVLRAATGIFPCGRNGEAFFLRYGARPNRIHLFPYEPDIEEIQLLDASYIGSVREQFGLASHRRRIVFSGRLIELKRVDLLIDAFVKTVASARPEWDLLIIGDGPLRNALESLVPGWLRGRVHWTGFLGNQRQVGALYRASDVFAFPSNREQWALVIPEAAAAGLALVVASTVGSAVEFVHDGINGQLFPPDDLPALTRSLLNVTQEGKIEAMKAASHRQLADWRVRNDPVQGLRRALSENRVLKR